From a single Pseudorasbora parva isolate DD20220531a chromosome 15, ASM2467924v1, whole genome shotgun sequence genomic region:
- the eef1db gene encoding eukaryotic translation elongation factor 1 delta b (guanine nucleotide exchange protein) isoform X1 gives MRNRSRRNSALNQSGCSERQPDRTTGAEGCLSSVALEGLRSECSTVWFDRGTFERAESLFYVTMLQQQNGTTAPASSSASCRKQETCRHGGQDACHHVVQAVWVNKPKFDQAESKFVGHFPNQPTTLQLHPNSQMPFDEGYQSQTPTPPTPASKPINGLPCLPPPLMGVWLQKPLFDRAEASFYQNLYSRNLPSRNPETSSDKTSSKRRNNAPKKPVVCDQRDSQDVGTNQGSATCHFLHADSERVWLDRGCYVEAETRFYEGAAARSVKTSISHSSRKHKMTAADCLAQERIWFDKPRYDEAERRFYEQRNGPTQPKQDLGANSILQDIARARENIQKSLAGLKTTLQPSRGSAPKISNPSHRSSPSGGGSAADYGELAARMNNLELENHSLHKVVEDLRSALSKMESRVSALEKRSTAPSVNGTGPAANQKAPSAPVKDEDEDEEDIDLFGSDEEVDEEAERLKEQRLQEYAAKKAKKPALIAKSSILLDVKPWDDETDMAKLEECVRSVQVDGLLWGASKLVPVGYGIKKLQINCVVEDDKVGTDFLEEEITKFEDYVQSVDVAAFNKI, from the exons ATGCGCAACAGAAGCCGTCGGAATTCTGCTTTGAATCAGTCCGGTTGTTCCGAACGCCAGCCGGACCGAACCACCGGCGCCGAGGGGTGTTTGTCCAGCGTGGCTCTCGAGGGTTTGAGATCCGAGTGTTCGACTGTCTGGTTTGACCGTGGCACGTTCGAGAGAGCGGAGAGCCTTTTTTATGTCACTATGTTGCAGCAGCAAAATGGCACAACTGCTCCTGCGAGCTCTTCGGCTTCCTGCCGAAAGCAGGAAACCTGCCGCCATGGAGGCCAAGATGCATGTCACCATGTTGTTCAGGCTGTGTGGGTGAACAAACCCAAGTTTGACCAAGCGGAGAGCAAGTTTGTCGGCCATTTTCCCAATCAACCAACGACTCTCCAACTGCATCCCAACAGCCAGATGCCCTTTGACGAGGGCTACCAATCACAAACCCCGACCCCGCCCACACCTGCTTCAAAGCCAATCAACGGCCTTCCTTGCCTGCCGCCACCCCTAATGGGGGTGTGGCTACAGAAACCTCTGTTCGATAGAGCCGAGGCGTCTTTCTATCAGAACCTATACAGCCGCAACCTGCCTTCGAGAAACCCGGAAACCAGTAGCGATAAAACGAGCTCCAAGCGGCGAAATAACGCCCCAAAAAAGCCTGTGGTTTGCGATCAGCGGGATTCTCAGGATGTCGGCACCAATCAAGGATCAGCAACGTGCCATTTTCTGCATGCCGACAGCGAGAGGGTGTGGCTAGATCGGGGTTGCTATGTGGAGGCGGAGACTCGTTTCTATGAAGGAGCTGCAGCGAGATCCGTCAAAACATCTATAAGCCATTCTAGCCGGAAGCACAA GATGACTGCAGCTGACTGTTTGGCGCAGGAGAGGATCTGGTTCGATAAGCCACGATACGATGAAGCAGAACGGCGGTTTTACGAGCAAAGGAACGGACCTACGCAACCCAAACAG GATTTGGGAGCTAACAGTATTCTTCAGGACATCGCTAGGGCACGAGAAAACATCCAGAAATCTCTCGCTGGG CTGAAGACAACCTTGCAGCCGAGTAGAGGCTCCGCCCCTAAAATATCAAACCCCTCCCACCGCTCCTCtcct agcgGCGGAGGCAGCGCTGCAGATTACGGGGAGCTCGCCGCACGCATGAACAACCTGGAGCTAGAGAACCACAGTCTGCACAAAG TGGTGGAGGATCTGCGTTCTGCTCTCAGTAAGATGGAGAGTCGAGTGTCGGCGCTGGAGAAGCGATCAACAGCACCGTCCGTTAACGGCACCGGTCCGGCAGCTAACCAGAAAGCCCCGTCAGCTCCAGTGAAAGACGAGGATGAAGACGAGGAGGACATTGACCTGTTTGGCAGCGATGAAGAGGTGGATGAGGAGGCCGAGAGACTGAAAGAGCAGCGGCTGCAAGAATACGCAGCGAAAAAGGCCAAAAAACCTGCCCTCATCGCAAAATCATCCATCCTGTTAGACGTCAAGCCT TGGGACGATGAGACGGATATGGCGAAGCTGGAGGAGTGTGTGCGGTCGGTGCAGGTGGACGGGCTCCTGTGGGGGGCCTCCAAACTGGTTCCTGTGGGTTACGGCATCAAAAAACTGCAGATAAACTGTGTGGTGGAGGATGACAAAGTGGGAACAGACTTCCTGGAGGAAGAGATCACCAAGTTTGAGGACTAC GTTCAGAGTGTGGATGTTGCGGCCTTCAACAAgatctaa
- the eef1db gene encoding eukaryotic translation elongation factor 1 delta b (guanine nucleotide exchange protein) isoform X2 codes for MRNRSRRNSALNQSGCSERQPDRTTGAEGCLSSVALEGLRSECSTVWFDRGTFERAESLFYVTMLQQQNGTTAPASSSASCRKQETCRHGGQDACHHVVQAVWVNKPKFDQAESKFVGHFPNQPTTLQLHPNSQMPFDEGYQSQTPTPPTPASKPINGLPCLPPPLMGVWLQKPLFDRAEASFYQNLYSRNLPSRNPETSSDKTSSKRRNNAPKKPVVCDQRDSQDVGTNQGSATCHFLHADSERVWLDRGCYVEAETRFYEGAAARSVKTSISHSSRKHKMTAADCLAQERIWFDKPRYDEAERRFYEQRNGPTQPKQDLGANSILQDIARARENIQKSLAGSGGGSAADYGELAARMNNLELENHSLHKVVEDLRSALSKMESRVSALEKRSTAPSVNGTGPAANQKAPSAPVKDEDEDEEDIDLFGSDEEVDEEAERLKEQRLQEYAAKKAKKPALIAKSSILLDVKPWDDETDMAKLEECVRSVQVDGLLWGASKLVPVGYGIKKLQINCVVEDDKVGTDFLEEEITKFEDYVQSVDVAAFNKI; via the exons ATGCGCAACAGAAGCCGTCGGAATTCTGCTTTGAATCAGTCCGGTTGTTCCGAACGCCAGCCGGACCGAACCACCGGCGCCGAGGGGTGTTTGTCCAGCGTGGCTCTCGAGGGTTTGAGATCCGAGTGTTCGACTGTCTGGTTTGACCGTGGCACGTTCGAGAGAGCGGAGAGCCTTTTTTATGTCACTATGTTGCAGCAGCAAAATGGCACAACTGCTCCTGCGAGCTCTTCGGCTTCCTGCCGAAAGCAGGAAACCTGCCGCCATGGAGGCCAAGATGCATGTCACCATGTTGTTCAGGCTGTGTGGGTGAACAAACCCAAGTTTGACCAAGCGGAGAGCAAGTTTGTCGGCCATTTTCCCAATCAACCAACGACTCTCCAACTGCATCCCAACAGCCAGATGCCCTTTGACGAGGGCTACCAATCACAAACCCCGACCCCGCCCACACCTGCTTCAAAGCCAATCAACGGCCTTCCTTGCCTGCCGCCACCCCTAATGGGGGTGTGGCTACAGAAACCTCTGTTCGATAGAGCCGAGGCGTCTTTCTATCAGAACCTATACAGCCGCAACCTGCCTTCGAGAAACCCGGAAACCAGTAGCGATAAAACGAGCTCCAAGCGGCGAAATAACGCCCCAAAAAAGCCTGTGGTTTGCGATCAGCGGGATTCTCAGGATGTCGGCACCAATCAAGGATCAGCAACGTGCCATTTTCTGCATGCCGACAGCGAGAGGGTGTGGCTAGATCGGGGTTGCTATGTGGAGGCGGAGACTCGTTTCTATGAAGGAGCTGCAGCGAGATCCGTCAAAACATCTATAAGCCATTCTAGCCGGAAGCACAA GATGACTGCAGCTGACTGTTTGGCGCAGGAGAGGATCTGGTTCGATAAGCCACGATACGATGAAGCAGAACGGCGGTTTTACGAGCAAAGGAACGGACCTACGCAACCCAAACAG GATTTGGGAGCTAACAGTATTCTTCAGGACATCGCTAGGGCACGAGAAAACATCCAGAAATCTCTCGCTGGG agcgGCGGAGGCAGCGCTGCAGATTACGGGGAGCTCGCCGCACGCATGAACAACCTGGAGCTAGAGAACCACAGTCTGCACAAAG TGGTGGAGGATCTGCGTTCTGCTCTCAGTAAGATGGAGAGTCGAGTGTCGGCGCTGGAGAAGCGATCAACAGCACCGTCCGTTAACGGCACCGGTCCGGCAGCTAACCAGAAAGCCCCGTCAGCTCCAGTGAAAGACGAGGATGAAGACGAGGAGGACATTGACCTGTTTGGCAGCGATGAAGAGGTGGATGAGGAGGCCGAGAGACTGAAAGAGCAGCGGCTGCAAGAATACGCAGCGAAAAAGGCCAAAAAACCTGCCCTCATCGCAAAATCATCCATCCTGTTAGACGTCAAGCCT TGGGACGATGAGACGGATATGGCGAAGCTGGAGGAGTGTGTGCGGTCGGTGCAGGTGGACGGGCTCCTGTGGGGGGCCTCCAAACTGGTTCCTGTGGGTTACGGCATCAAAAAACTGCAGATAAACTGTGTGGTGGAGGATGACAAAGTGGGAACAGACTTCCTGGAGGAAGAGATCACCAAGTTTGAGGACTAC GTTCAGAGTGTGGATGTTGCGGCCTTCAACAAgatctaa
- the eef1db gene encoding eukaryotic translation elongation factor 1 delta b (guanine nucleotide exchange protein) isoform X3, whose protein sequence is MTAADCLAQERIWFDKPRYDEAERRFYEQRNGPTQPKQDLGANSILQDIARARENIQKSLAGLKTTLQPSRGSAPKISNPSHRSSPSGGGSAADYGELAARMNNLELENHSLHKVVEDLRSALSKMESRVSALEKRSTAPSVNGTGPAANQKAPSAPVKDEDEDEEDIDLFGSDEEVDEEAERLKEQRLQEYAAKKAKKPALIAKSSILLDVKPWDDETDMAKLEECVRSVQVDGLLWGASKLVPVGYGIKKLQINCVVEDDKVGTDFLEEEITKFEDYVQSVDVAAFNKI, encoded by the exons ATGACTGCAGCTGACTGTTTGGCGCAGGAGAGGATCTGGTTCGATAAGCCACGATACGATGAAGCAGAACGGCGGTTTTACGAGCAAAGGAACGGACCTACGCAACCCAAACAG GATTTGGGAGCTAACAGTATTCTTCAGGACATCGCTAGGGCACGAGAAAACATCCAGAAATCTCTCGCTGGG CTGAAGACAACCTTGCAGCCGAGTAGAGGCTCCGCCCCTAAAATATCAAACCCCTCCCACCGCTCCTCtcct agcgGCGGAGGCAGCGCTGCAGATTACGGGGAGCTCGCCGCACGCATGAACAACCTGGAGCTAGAGAACCACAGTCTGCACAAAG TGGTGGAGGATCTGCGTTCTGCTCTCAGTAAGATGGAGAGTCGAGTGTCGGCGCTGGAGAAGCGATCAACAGCACCGTCCGTTAACGGCACCGGTCCGGCAGCTAACCAGAAAGCCCCGTCAGCTCCAGTGAAAGACGAGGATGAAGACGAGGAGGACATTGACCTGTTTGGCAGCGATGAAGAGGTGGATGAGGAGGCCGAGAGACTGAAAGAGCAGCGGCTGCAAGAATACGCAGCGAAAAAGGCCAAAAAACCTGCCCTCATCGCAAAATCATCCATCCTGTTAGACGTCAAGCCT TGGGACGATGAGACGGATATGGCGAAGCTGGAGGAGTGTGTGCGGTCGGTGCAGGTGGACGGGCTCCTGTGGGGGGCCTCCAAACTGGTTCCTGTGGGTTACGGCATCAAAAAACTGCAGATAAACTGTGTGGTGGAGGATGACAAAGTGGGAACAGACTTCCTGGAGGAAGAGATCACCAAGTTTGAGGACTAC GTTCAGAGTGTGGATGTTGCGGCCTTCAACAAgatctaa